A window of Acidimicrobiales bacterium contains these coding sequences:
- a CDS encoding NAD(P)-binding protein gives MVVVGASISGLVTALALDRRGIDVMLVDADPDLDAEGPRRATPQAGHSHAFLARCRQLLQAEAPDVLDDLLAVGGHEIRLADQRPATVPAHAAHPDEADLVVLAARRTTFEAALRRGVERRPGIGFSGGRRATGLVVDGGHVRGVGFEDGSVETARRLVVDASGRRTPMPAWLAEHGIDVSATEESEECGIAYLSRFYRRPPGAPELPLDRGFAAGGSFDRYSCLVFPGDGTTFSITFGVLPEDRPLLRLLRDGDAFDAAVRSIPSLAPWLDAEPISEVRVMAGLHNRIRRARVPGWSAVGDAAATTNPAHSRGCTLAAVHAVAVADAVAAHDDPDDLAEACAAVLEREQAPWVADSIEQDRQRLARWRPGSHDFEGKPPHMGRLPSKTWLSNGETFAAARHDAYVWRRFNRLQQLIEKPADVLADPRVVARVRAVQASGAQSPPLDGPSHAELVDLMAPA, from the coding sequence GTGGTCGTCGTCGGGGCGAGCATCTCGGGGCTGGTGACGGCCCTGGCGCTGGACCGGCGGGGGATCGACGTGATGCTGGTCGACGCCGACCCGGACCTCGACGCCGAGGGCCCCCGGCGGGCGACGCCCCAGGCCGGGCACTCGCACGCCTTCCTGGCCCGGTGCCGGCAGCTGTTGCAGGCCGAGGCGCCCGACGTGCTCGACGACCTGCTCGCCGTCGGCGGCCACGAGATCCGCCTCGCCGACCAGCGCCCGGCCACGGTCCCCGCCCACGCGGCCCACCCCGACGAGGCCGACCTGGTGGTCCTGGCCGCCCGCCGCACGACGTTCGAGGCGGCGCTGCGCCGGGGCGTCGAGCGCCGCCCCGGGATCGGGTTCTCGGGCGGCCGCCGGGCGACCGGGCTGGTGGTCGACGGCGGGCACGTCCGCGGCGTCGGCTTCGAGGACGGTTCGGTCGAGACAGCCCGCCGGCTGGTGGTCGACGCCTCCGGCCGTCGCACGCCGATGCCCGCCTGGCTGGCCGAGCACGGGATCGACGTGAGCGCCACCGAGGAGTCGGAGGAGTGCGGCATCGCCTACCTCAGCCGCTTCTACCGCCGTCCGCCCGGTGCGCCCGAGCTGCCGCTCGACCGGGGCTTCGCCGCCGGCGGATCGTTCGACCGCTACTCCTGCCTGGTGTTCCCCGGCGACGGCACCACGTTCTCGATCACCTTCGGCGTGCTGCCCGAGGACCGCCCGCTGCTGCGGCTCCTGCGCGACGGCGACGCCTTCGACGCCGCGGTCCGCTCGATCCCCAGCCTGGCGCCGTGGCTCGACGCCGAGCCGATCTCCGAGGTGCGGGTCATGGCCGGGCTGCACAACCGCATCCGTCGTGCCCGGGTGCCCGGCTGGAGCGCGGTCGGCGACGCCGCGGCCACCACCAACCCGGCGCACAGTCGAGGCTGCACGCTCGCCGCCGTCCACGCCGTCGCGGTCGCCGACGCGGTGGCCGCCCACGACGACCCCGACGACCTGGCTGAGGCGTGCGCCGCGGTGCTGGAACGAGAGCAGGCCCCCTGGGTCGCCGACTCGATCGAGCAGGACCGCCAGCGCCTGGCCCGCTGGCGCCCCGGCAGCCACGACTTTGAAGGAAAACCGCCCCACATGGGTCGTCTCCCTTCAAAGACGTGGCTGAGCAACGGCGAGACGTTCGCCGCCGCCCGCCACGACGCCTACGTATGGCGGCGCTTCAACCGCCTGCAGCAGCTGATCGAGAAACCCGCCGACGTGCTCGCCGACCCCCGGGTGGTCGCCCGGGTCCGGGCCGTGCAGGCCTCCGGCGCCCAGAGCCCGCCCCTGGACGGCCCGTCCCACGCCGAGCTGGTCGACCTGATGGCCCCCGCATGA